A segment of the Neoarius graeffei isolate fNeoGra1 chromosome 5, fNeoGra1.pri, whole genome shotgun sequence genome:
agtggtccaggatgaactcaaggccatgctcaaaatgggcataattgaggagtcccacaatgactggagcagcccagtggtcctggtccccaagactgatgggttggtccagttctgtgtggactatagaaatgtcaatgtggtgtctaaatttgacatatacccaatgcctcgcattgacaaaCTGGTCTATCAATTAGgcactgctcgtttttattcgacactggatctaatgaagggatattggcagatccccttgactcctctatcccaagagaaaacgtccttttccacaccgtttggcttacaccaattcgtcacacttccttttgggttatttggggctcccgcaacattccagcggctcatggacagggttctccgcccccacaccacctacgcagctgcgtatctcgatgatattatcatctatagcaatgactggctgtggcacctcgaacaccttagggccgtcctaaagtcgctgaaGCGTGCAGGTCTCACaactaacccaaagaagtgtgcagttgggcgggtggaagtacggtatcttggtttccacttgggcgatgggcaggtgcgtccccaaattaataagacttcagcgattgtggcctgcccaaggcccaagaccaaaaagggggtgagacagttcctggggctggctggctactatcttaggttcatacctaattattcagacatcaccagcccgctgactgatctaactaaaaagggagcaccagatccggtccagtggacggagcaatgccaacaggctttctctcgaGTGAAggatgcactgtgtggggggccactgttactctcccctgacttttctctcccctttattttacagacggacacatcggacagagggctggggaccattttgtcccagaaggtggagggggaggaacgtcttgtactgtacattagccagaagctgtcaatgcgggaaggcaggtacagcacgatagagaaagagtgcctagccatcaagtgggtggtccttgccctccggtactacctactgggatgccctttcaccctctgtttggatcacatacccctccagtggctacaccgcatgaaggatgccaacacacaaatcacccattggtatcttgccctccagccattcaaattcgaggtggtccacaggccaggggtgcagatggtggtggcggactctctgtcccatcgggggggagtccgctgcaggctggatggctccccggcctgagtcgggtggtgggggtatgtggcagtgggggcatggccaagcgtcagtctgtgaatggagggcagagtcggggaaggtgagtggtcgtatcgctacacctgttgtcaattaacgtgtgtttgtgtgtctcttacagtgatagtgccctataaaaggagtgagaggaaTAGAGGAGGGGTGCTCGGTGACCAGAACACGATAGTACTctgtgtgtgcatgagtgtgtcCCCAACGTGAAgagttgtgctgaaaagcaaaataaagcAAACTTACAAGTAAATAACAGCCtcttgtacttctgtgctccacccacatccgggcCGTTTCTACAATTACCATTATCAGCATATAggaataaaataagtgctgccgggggaggtttgttttgcctagcaacacttgttcatttatttattttttatttattctacTATCATtgtcgggtggcatggtggttagcactgttggctcacagcaagaaggttctgggttcgagcccagtggccggcaaaggcctttctgtgtggagtttgcatgttctccccatgtctgcatgggtttcctctgggtgctccagtttcccccacaatccaaagacatgcaggttaggctaattggtggctctaaattgaccatgagtgtgaatggttgtttgtctctatgtgtcagccctgcgttgaactggtgatttgtccagggtgtaccccacctcttgcctatagtcagctgggataggctccagcttgcctgcaaccctgtagaacaggataagtggatggatggatactattgttatcaCTGCCTGATAGTATTCATTCATTACAAATATTATATGGCTTAAAAAGCATAATTGTAACTTTATTGATTTACTGTTCATTTGTTAGCAGTTAAAATTCAAAAAATCTTCCACATGACTTTTTGAAGTTTTAGGTAATAGAGTTTGTtgtgtggtgtagtgggtagcactgttgcctcacagcaagaaggtcctgggttcaaacccatggttgatgggggcctttttttgtgtggagtttgcatgttctccccatgtttgtgagggtttcctctggatgctttgGTTTTCCCATTTAATAttaagattagggataaaattagctcatgtttaaagtcattaaaattctgtaaagctgctttgcgacagtgtccattgttaaaagtgctataaaaataaacgtgACTTGACTTGCCCCAGAAACATGCGGTTAGGctgactggttactctaaattgtccattgatgaagcttggagaggtacggtatgggctctgccaagtttaaatgccctagacacaccaatgatggactgttaaaatgtcataaaTGGTGCCCTTACAGCCCTCGCTGGCTAGGGGGAAAAGAAAGAGAAATTTGTTGTTAAACCTGTCTTGTAAATTACAAAATTCATAATGTTAACTCAGTTcagaagaaaaaaattaaacaaactaCAGAGAGAACAAGAATTCCAAAGtatcaaaggttttttttttcccccttatttGCTATCAACTTAATACAAATGTTGTTCAGCTAACTTAATAATCTGTCTTGCTGTTTTGGGTTTATGTAATATTTTAATTTTGGTGAACTTAAAAGTTATTACAGTAACACGTTTCATTAAATGTAAACTTTAGATTAACTGTTTTTACACAGTTGATTTTCTGATTATTATGATTTAGCAATTCAAAAAAATAAGCCACAAAAGATCGAGGttatattttttaatttcttcCACATCAattcctgtttctctctctctctctctctgtctgtcttgtgAAATGACCCATCAGATTACTGTGACATGCTATCATAAGCAGTGATGGAATTATGACTTCCCCTAAGAAATGTCACAAAGACATGTCACTGAATTACATGTCAGCAAAATAATTCCAGGGACAGAACATCTGTTATAAACAAAAAATCTGTTTTGCCAAGGTCTCAATATATAATCATTTGTAAATAAAATTTGATATACTGCACTTTAAtcttattgttccatcaaatacAATATGCTACACAGCAAAATATGAAAAACTATATATTTATATCCAATGACACCTGGACAGCGCTGTATCTACTAGATATGCAGAGCCTTTCTAACAATATAAGCAGTGTAAGCAGTTACTGAGGGCTCCTGAGACAGAACTTATATACATAATATAATATTTCCAGGGACAGGGCCCCCAAAGGTTCACAAACGGCCTGTCTATGTGCCTGGAAATTCAAAGCACAGTCGTAAAATGACTTGATAGAAACGTAGACTCTTAATGAGCAAACGAAGGACGACGGCaacaaaggaaagaaaaaaaaacctccctgAGATGTCTCACGGGACAAATCTTGAGAAGAGCACCTGTAAGTCTCTCTGTGCATGTTGTCCTTGGTTATTAATACtgtattatttatatatttatatatttatttatttttattggctAATCTGGTTTTCATCTTCACTGCCTTTAGTCATTGTTTTGCAGTTATTACTTGCattgaaaaaaaacttttttaaaaaaaagcattgtTTTCCACTATCAGAATGTGCTATCATGTCTTTGTGCATGCTGTAGTTGACTAACCATCCAGGATGTATTCAAGAAGACAAGCCAAGAAGCACAGTGaacacaaatgagcaatgagcacacacacatactcagagcagtgggcagctatgctacagcacccggggagaggttgggggttaggtgtcgtgctcaaggtcacttcagcccaacctccaggccatggctaccccatgttaacctaactgcatgtctttggatggtggggaaaaccggagcacccagaggaaaacccatgcagacatggagagaacatgcaaaccccacacagaaaggccccccatcagctgctaggctcaaacccagaaccttcttgctgtgaggtaactgtgttaaccactacaccactgtgctgcccatctcAAGCCCAGTGTTctcaggataggctccagatccactacAACCCCAAGGAAAGCATGCTTACTGAAGTGTATCACATCACATTACACCCAGTGTATAGAAATGCTTAGATCCAGTATGACCCTGATGAGAATGGAACAGTGGTTACTCATAATTGTGGAGCTTATTATGATTAGACTCAGCTGCTTTCATATTTATGCTGTATGTTGAAAGAGAGTTTCATTGGTAATTTAGTTTGAGCTTTACTAGCTGTCGTGAAATTTTGAGACAGTActatgcatttttgatcactacaCAAGATGCATGTTGGATATAACTTATGAAGTCCTTTGTGGTTTCTGACACTGACCACTAGAGGGCACAAGCTTTTAAATAACTAGTGAACCATTTTCTAAGAGCATATCACCTggaaatagaagaagaagaagcctttatttgtgacATATACATCACAAGACATTGAGATTATTTTCtttgcatatcccagcttgttataacagcagaggagagagagagagagagagagagagaaagagagagttaggGCCTTGTTCAAGGCGCCAACAGcagcagcttggcagtgctggggctttaaccttctgatcagtaacccagagactTAAACACTCAGGCACCATTGGGAAATGAATTACAACACTAAAGATGTCATGGACTCAGACGTACTGTTTGATAAAATTAATTCTGATCCAATGTGATATAGTTggcgagggtggcatggtggtttagtggtttgcactgtcgcctcacagcaagaaggttctgggttcaaaccctatGGTcaatgaggacctttctgtgtggtctccccatgtctgtgtgggtttcctctgggtgctccgatttcccccacagttcaaagacatgcagattaggtaaaatacccaaccaCTAGGGTTGCAAAAAACAGTGCATGCatgcagatagattggggagggttgcgtcaggaagggcatccagagtaaaaacctatgccaaatcacatatgcggaacagatcctgAACATACAGGAGCAgctgacagaagaagaagacgatgtggatggatggattttattttTCCTCCAAAGAGGAAATTTGGAAAAACTGGAGAGCTAAACAGAGCAAAGATATTAGGCCTGTTTATCTGATATATATTCAAACTGCAAAGCCTTGTGCAATACCTGCTAATGTACTGGTTTTCAACCCTGGAGTTAAGAATAATTTAGTTTTTCTGTTCTAACACACAATGTGACTCAAAAAAGACCTGATTTATTGGCTCAGTTATGTAAAAATATGCAAAACAGCTTTCTATCTACAGAATAGCTttacatagtggttagcactgttgcctcacagcaagaaggttctgggttcgagcccagcagctgacgggggccgttctgtatggagtttgcatgttctccccgtgtctgtgtgggtttcttgctgcttcagatgggttaaatgcagtagatgaatttcactgtgcttgagtgtacatataacaaataaagccttcttcttcttatatacagtgtcttgcaaaagtattcatcccccttggtgtttgtcctgttctgttgcattacaagctggaattaaaatggattttggggggttagcaccatttgatttacacaaaatgcctaccactttaaaggtaaaaattgttgttttattgtggcacaaacaataattaagatgaaaaaaacagaaatctggagtgtgcataggtattcactcccctaaagtcaatacattgtagagccaccttttgcgacaatagcaaaaggtggctttagcacggtcgcctcacagcaagaaggtttcgggttcgaacccagtggccggcgagggcctttctgtgtggagtttgcatgttctccccgtgtctacgtgggtttccttcgggtgctccggtttcccccacaatccaaagacatgcagttaggttgacgtggggtggccttgggctgaggtgcccttgagcaaggtacccttgagcaaggtacctgacccctgactgctccccgggcgctgtggtgtggctgcccactgctctgggcgtgtgtgcatgtgttcactgcttcagatgggttaaatgcagaggatgaatttcactgtgcttgaagtgtgcatgtgacgaataaaggtttctttctttccttctcttcaaTTACAGCTGTGTGTATaacagaataaagcagctagagataatgattttatatatatatatatatatatatatatatatatatatatatatatatatatatatatatattcatacaAACCTTATACAGTACAAACAAGTAAAGAAAAAAACTGCATGTTGCACAAAAACATCTAAGGGCAGTTTGCACTGATGGACAACAAGACTCCATTGTGAGCGGTCAGTTCAGCTAGTTTTAGCATGCAGAAGGAAGTGGAACTCGCTTGTGCCTCACATTATTGTAGAAACTAAACCAAAATAGGAAGTTTCTCATCCTAGTCCATTTTGTACCATTTCCTGTTCAAAATAAACCGAAGTCAGGAAAGCTCTATGTGATGAACCGATTTACCAGCACTGTAAAAAGTGTATATTTTATTATGAAGTTATACATCATTGTAGTGATCCTGAGCATGTTACATCTACCTTCAGTGGACACACAGGAAGACTACTGGCCTGTTCACACTGCGTGCAAATCAGAAAAGATCCAAGTGATATACAGGAGCTGTGGTGAGAGCAAATGTGTACATATTGAATTTCACATTGTGTgtatgtgtcgtgtgtgtcttctCAGTAATTGGAAAAAAAACCTCTTAAACTTATTTCTTGTCTATACAATTGTTCAGAACAACATATGGGAATGATATAGAATTATTCAATTTTAATTTGGTTCAATTATCTGAAAAGCAAATACTGGAAATACTTCGCAAGCCATGgtagatgataatgatgatgatgtacATCTTAGAAAAACAGGAAGTTATTAAAAGATATTCATCCTTACTGGATAAGTTCAGCCACAGCCTTCATAAAACCAATCCAGATATTAACAAAGATATACTTTAAGACATATACATTTCCTTGAAGGTTAAATTAGCGAGTTGTCTTCTCTCGTCATGACTTTCAGAAAAGCAAGGTACTCAACTATAGCATTGCTGCTGCTGGACATGTTTCCTTTTACTAGTCCTTTTAGATGATGCTTTCACCGGGAAAGTGAAGGTAGTGTATCTTTAAAACCATGTTGATGTGCATAATTAAATGTACATTGCTGTctgacagctccagggtcccggtTCGATCATGAGCTCAGGTTatggtctgtgtggagtttctgtccatgttctccccatgtctttaTGGGTTTTGTGTGGGTTCTGGTAAATGGATCAACTATGCTAGGTgcaaatgtgtgtttgtgtgtagtgtCCTGTAACGGATCACAGTCCCATGCACGCAGTTGCTTAGTATCcaatgttcctgggataggctctggatccaccgtgAACCTGACAAAGAAACAAAATATTACTGAAAATGGATGAATGAGTGGATGAGGGACAGTCAATATAGAGTTACATATAGAACCTGTAAATATCTAATACCCTTACACTTGAAGAATCTGTTTTTCTATTATTGtaggatagtggtataactgggcggcacagcactgtcaccttacagcaagaatgttccgggtttgaatctcatggctgacgggggcctttctgtgtgcatgttTGCATGCTCTGGTTTTGCCCaccgtccagagacatgcagttagaaaaaaaaactatattcttttaactatttctgtttcttttaaatacttgctaacaattttgggggttttgtttaccaatagagtttttatttcgtcctcagttggttcagtaacacactccattttgttccacactccagcccagtcagtggcggtaatgcacctttaagttggtttgccaaccaccaaaaaaaaaaaaaaaaacctaaagaagaacaccccccccccaaaaaaaaaaaccagctacTCTAaagtgcccataggtgtgaatgtgaaaggttgagacacaaaagggatgaaaactaaagaaatggttaaaaatcttggtgttttcattgacagcgagctaaactttgacagtcacatgaaagcaatcactaaaacggcattttatcacctaaaaaacatttccaaactaagaggacttatgtcaaaacatgatctggaaaaactaatacatgccttcatctctagtagggttgattactgcaatggccttttcacaggcctgccaaaaaagaccatcaaacgacttcagctggttcaaaatgcagcggctagggttctcacacgaacaaaaagaacagagcacattactccaattctaaggtcccttcactggcttccagtaagctacagaattgactttaaagtattgctgctggtgtacaaatctctaaatggtacagggcccaattacctctctgatatgttgcagcggcctaacccaatcagatctaccagattgaaacagaaaaatttactattaaaaccagttgttaaaacaaagtgtggtgaagcagcttttagctactatgcagtgcagctatggaaccaactgccagaggacattaaaaatgctcctgctgttggcagcttcaaatctaggttaaagaccaagctgttttcagatgctttctgttaaataattaatattgtcttctttttttttatataatttttactttctctgcatgttttaaatttactttaattttaactttattctattttattctttattctattctgctgggggttttttctcctcctatttctattttattttattattttatttctactattgtttaattcttattattttcttttaattcttttaattattttaattaattgttttagaataaaaataaaattattttatgtaattttatttctctattgtttactgtttttgtttttacttctgtaaagcacattgaactgccattgtgtatgaaatgtgctatataaataaacttgccttgccttgccttgccttgagagaagaaaacctctataataattcagtaggaggcaacgggaaaccactactgtaattcttccctagaaagctTGATGACTGGAAGAAAAAAAGCCATCAGAgccatgtcactgcagtgatatgcctgagagagagagagactgatataatctatattattctatccacattcactggatatgagcaattgtgtgctctgattggctactctactacttggaGATTAGCTCATGTACcatcagtagagaaaaacaaaatggtggagtctgttactgaaccaaccgaggacgaaataaaaactctagtggtaaacaaaaccccaaaaattgttagcaagtatttaaaagaaacataaatagttaaaagaatatagttttcttgtttgtttttccccataATATtgcttgttccacactccagcccagtcagtcgtggtaatgcaactttaagttggtttgccaactgccccaaaaaaaaaactaaagtaaaccccccaaaaaatacacacacacaaaaaaagcaactaAATATTGAATAAGAATATTTCATGGGAAGAACacgtctttatttttcaagaattattattgcattttccacAAGTTGCTACTGTCACTTCGCcaacttgtttacattctaagcagaaatgattgtcagatgttttgtataaagttttaattatcgaatttacaaaaaataaataaaaatgctctgtttctcaaaatccagtgaatgtggatagaataaaaacagtttttccactcaatctcgtcatacacgacttatagacaactcggtgctatgcacctcatcagctaATGTACGactattttgtggaataactattaaaataCTGACTTTCACAGGTAAAAGAAAAACATTTTCTGCATTCTCAAAATGTAAAAAGACCTGAACCATAAATACAGTGTCATGTAATGATGACATATACGTACAATGTTATTACCAACAAATTGTGTTAGGGGTCGTGGAGGTGTGGtgggataaggatccacaagcagaacacagacagttatcaaataaatagagagacttaatccagggaaaagggcgtggcataagagtaaacaaatggcaaaaataatccagataacaagagacagaaaactagacaaaaacacgaaacaggcaaggacaaaaaaatgctaggacaagaaaccaaaaacaagaacaaaaccctagtgcaaaaaccatgaactagaaaaatgagCTTGAGTAAATAACCATGAAACATAACAGagacacagaaacggctagaagcaaagtgagacattttggcaaagttcctgtctgagaacggcgtttttataacagcagagaaaaccaggaagtgaatgcaggcatgaaggaattcccgttccggattggcgctggcgtgagagattcaTAATCTCCAGCGTGGATGTACGGAGCGGAGCATGACATTGTATTTACTTTCTTTTTTTCATTTATAGAATgacatatggggcggcacggtggtgtagtggttagcgctgtcgcctcacagcaagaaggtccgggttcgagccccgtggctggcgacggcctttctgtgtggagtttgcatgttctccccgtgtccgcgtgggtttcctccgggtgctccagtttcctccacagtccaaagacatgcaggttaggttaactggtgactctaaattgaccgtaggtgtgaatgtgagtgtgaatggttgtctgtgtctatgtgtcagccctgtgatgacctggcgacttgttcagggtgtaccccgcctctcgcccgtagtcagctgggatagcttgcctgtgaccctgtagaacaggataaagcagctagagatgagatgagacattagagcacagtgaaattctttctctgcatttaacccatctagggATGTGAGCACACGtggacgtacacacacacacacacacacacacccagagcagtgggcggctGTGCTATAGTGCCCAGGTTAGtgtccttgctcaaggacacttcagccattcctgctagtcaaaggaatcaaaccagtgaccttctgggcccaaagctacttctctaacctttaggccatggcttcccattaaGCCTTTATGACATGCTTAATTCATCTCAAACAATGTAATGCTCATCTTGTGATTTCAGTTAGCAGAGAAAAGCCGAACTGTTCAGTCCAACACTGTGGACTAACACACTTACTTTAAAGACTCTAAAAGATGTTATCTGACTTTGTCCTTCCAGACCCCATACAGGATGTAGGCTTCacactgagctcctgctcagaccTACAGACACAGCTATATGTCAAAATATCCATTCTCCTGAGTAAGTTCACCCACATCCGTGTGTTCAGCATTACAGAGGATTTTATCATTGTGAGAAATTAAAGTAAATCATGTGTCATCTATAGGGCAATCCATTGATGAACTTTATCTAACTGTGGATTTGGTTCGCAAAGGAGTTATCATAACCCGTCATGATGAGCCCATCTGCTTACCCAATTTCCCTCGTTTCACCTTCTGTGGCAACAGGAGAGGCGGTAAGAGTTAATTTCTTGTGATATATGTGATAGAAGAGAAGAACACTTTTATTCTTGCTTTTAAGGTTACAAAGGTAGCAAACTATACATGGAGGGAGGGACGAAGGGCTTGGGTATACTCAAGGGTATGTTTTTTCACCCTTTTAATATATTTCTATCTCCAAGGAAGGTGAAAGTATCACCAATGAAATAGTTTTAATGTACATAATTAAACTTTTATGGTTCAGCTTAAAATTTTAAGGTACACTGTGTTCATTTTTTCAGGTGAATGATGAATAATAAAGGAATAAAAGGTACCCTTGAGTACCAGCACAGGGATAAGTAATGGTGCAATTTACAACCTTATTTTCTCAGAGTGGTATAGCCCAGTTGCCCAAGAACACTGAAGTATTAGTGTTTCAAAACTTTCATGTTCTTTGTGCTTTGATGCTTTTGAGAAACTTCTTGGATGAAGGCCACAATCTATGTATTtctttttattccatccacattcactggatatgagcaaccgcatgttctgattggctactctacaactaggctatcagctcatataccgtgaagagagaaaaacaaaatggcagagcgtgttgctgaaccaaccgaggatg
Coding sequences within it:
- the ly86 gene encoding lymphocyte antigen 86 encodes the protein MNRFTSTVKSVYFIMKLYIIVVILSMLHLPSVDTQEDYWPVHTACKSEKIQVIYRSCDPIQDVGFTLSSCSDLQTQLYVKISILLRQSIDELYLTVDLVRKGVIITRHDEPICLPNFPRFTFCGNRRGEMVTIQTLLKETKLPLKGHYNINVHVINQNGFQIACVNATAIFQ